The Juglans regia cultivar Chandler chromosome 2, Walnut 2.0, whole genome shotgun sequence genome includes a window with the following:
- the LOC108999193 gene encoding transcription factor bHLH162-like, producing MKKTGSNHDATKPNRKTVERNRRIHMKGLCFKLASLIPDDLHYIKPARNMVSQQDKLDYATRYITQLRERIEKLKRKKEQVAVSLGTGSCNMIDDTGNGSWLPVVDLRDLGSSIEVILISGLQKNFMYEVTCILQEEGAEVVSGSFSTVGEKIFHTVHAKPKISRIGVETSRVWQRLQELKN from the exons atgaagaagacaGGCAGTAATCATGATGCAACGAAGCCTAATAGAAAGACAGTGGAGAGGAACAGAAGAATCCATATGAAAGGGCTATGCTTTAAGCTTGCTTCTCTTATTCCTGATGATCTCCACTACATCAAACCCGCCAGG AACATGGTTTCACAGCAAGATAAGCTTGATTACGCCACCCGCTATATCACCCAGCTGagagaaagaatagaaaagTTAAAGCGTAAGAAGGAACAAGTTGCAGTGAGCTTAGGTACTGGTAGCTGTAATATGATTGATGACACGGGAAATGGCTCATGGCTTCCTGTTGTTGATTTAAGAGACTTGGGTTCCAGTATAGAAGTGATTTTGATAAGTGGGTTGCAGAAGAATTTCATGTATGAAGTTACTTGTATTCTTCAGGAAGAAGGTGCTGAAGTTGTCAGCGGTAGCTTTTCTACTGTGGGTGAAAAAATTTTCCACACAGTTCATGCTAag CCGAAGATTTCTAGAATTGGGGTTGAGACTTCAAGGGTATGGCAAAGATTGCAAGAACTAAAAAACTGA